The genomic interval TAATACTACAAATTTTCTATGCTAGTGTGATAATTAGACAATCCAATGCTACTATTTTTGTATGCTAGTGTAACAGTAAGACCATCTAATGCTTCTACTTTTGTATGCTAGTGTAATAATAAGACAATCTAATGCTGCTACTTTTATATGCTAGTGTCATAGTAAGACAAAATAATTCTGCTACTTTTGTATTCTATTGTAACAGTAAGACAATCTAATACTACTACTTTTATATGTTATTGTAACAATAAGACAATCAAATGCTACTACTTTTGTATGCTATTGTAACAGTAAGACATTCTTGTTAAAGAAGCAGAGCATCACCGTTGTAATGGGTGGGAGGGTAAATTCTCAATGATTTGTCTTAATCTTTTGCTTGTTGGCAGAGTGCTATACACTGTATTTGACTAAATCAGTGGGATTTTCCAAAAGCAGCCTTAAGCTTAAACAAGTCACTTTCCTCGGGACGAGTGGGAAAACGTGTGAGATAACGGCGGTTTCGCTAAGCCAGCTGTTTGGCGATCCGCTAATGCAGCTGTAATTATAGCGCTGCTTTTTCCAGGCCTCTTTGTCCTTTTCTCGTCTGTGTCTAGCAAATTGCATCGTCAGGTTTCATCACATCATTTTATCAGTAATCGACCCTATCCAAGCTAACGGCCTCATTTGTGTTGTCATATAATGTAGCGGCATCAGATTCAATTGACATGCCGTGTAAACACTGCCCCGCAGTGTGATATCAGCCATAGCTGGTCGTCCATCTAAGGTCAGGCTTGTTTTTCCCCTTAAGGTCGCCCTGCGTGCTGCTTGTTTCCGCGTGTATTTCTGTGCACGGACTGCAGTCAATAACAGTCCAGCATGGCCTTCGCCGATTAGACGCCTCTATTATTTTTTCTCTGTCCAGTCTCTTTTCAAATGAAGcctttttaaagtgagggataGTCCGTAACACTTAACTCCTGCTGATATATTTTTGTGCCTACTCTCCCCGACTGCCCTGAATCTGCTGATTCAGTACAGACTCAGACTATTTGAAGTTCATGTTCACTCTATGTTTAGGCCCTAAAGCGCTTAAGGACCCTCACTTTAGCGCTTACGGAGGCCTATCTTTGTACTTTTGCCTTCACTTTCAACCGCATCTTCTCATTTGCTCAACCAATGGAATGTCACTAAAGTACAATCAATAACAccatgatttaaaaaatggttCTTAATCACTAAATCTAATGATAATAATCACCCAATTAATTAATAGGTCTAACAATCCTAATGGCTGGAATACAATATATGCAACTTCAATCGCCAACTGTCGCTCTATTGAGCAACTATTGGTTATCACCACCATGTTAGGTTTGCACTCAGCATGATAGTGTGAAAAACACTAATCTCGAAACTTCAACAGAACCCACAACCGTCTCCAAGACTCCAACCTTACAAACTGAcaacaaactgacacacacacacacacacacacacacacacacacacacacacacacacacacacacacacacacacacacacacacacacacacacacacacacaaacccctttAAGGGAAGCATGCCTTTTTTTCCTTCCCTTCTGCTTTTTATGTAATTTGACTGAAAGCCAGCGCTTCATTATTTTCCAAATGCACTGTATCTATAAGATACAATAAAACTAGGGAAAAACCCTTGCATTTGACCAACCTTCATGTGATCGTTCTGCAGGCACCGTGGGGAAGCATGTAATGACTCACACCAGGAAAAAGGCTTCCACCAGGCCGGGCCCCAGCAGCGAGCGACGGGACAATAGCTCCCTGGGGCCAAATGGGGACAATATGGATGTGGCCTGGCCTCAGCGCTTGCTGCGATTCGGCAGGACCAAGAAGATAGGCCAAGTCATTAGTCACAGGAAGGATGAGGCCAAGAGAGTAACCGCAACGGGGAAGAGACGCAAGAAGTCTGGCGCGGTCCGAAAGACGCGCCGGAAGCAGCGTGAGAAGAAACGGGACAGGAAGTCGTACCCGCTGCGGGGGAGGACCGCCGGCTCGGACGAGGAGGGCCTCGACTGTCATGTCCTCCTCACCCGCGTGGACGACGGCCTAGCGGAGCAGGAGGGCTCCGACGCCGAGGCGACGGCGCCGAACGACGGCCCCCAGAAGCAGTCGCACAAGTCAAAATCCAGGAAGGACAAAAGGGGCAGACGAAAAGAGACAAAGGTGACACCCAAAACCAAATCGAGGTCAAACACCCGGAGAGAGGAGGACGTCGTGTACCTTCCGGAGCCGCGCAAGCGCCGGTTAGCCTCTCTCAACGCCGAGGCGGTGAACAGCCTTCTGCTCGACCGAGGCTCTGACCAACATCCACCAGCCAAGCAGGCCAAGAGACAGCATGAGGAGCCCGCAAACGAAAGGGCTCCCCTGGACGCTAATCCCGCTTGGAGCAGTGCTGCTGGAGGTCTTAACTCCCCCCAGATCAGCACCACCAAAGCCACCGCTAGGTTGAAGCGCGAGCCGGGACGAGGCTCCAAGCGGAGCAAGAAGAAGGCCAAAGCGAACCGAGGGGATCCGAGGGGGTGCGTCAGTCAGGCGAGCTTGGACGCCCCGGCACCCAGACGCCTCGCCGGCCTCACCGCCGCGGCTCTGCTGAAGCTGACCAGCACGTCGGCCACCAGCAAGCAGAGGGTGAAGGCCGTTCCCACGGCGACCGTCACCACAGACTCTAAGGCCCCGGTCCCGGCCGCCACCCCGAAGCCACAGACCCGGGTCAAGCTCAAAGCCAAGGGGCGCTCGCAGAAGACCAGGGGGAAGAAAGGCGCGGCCCCGACGGACGAAGACgaagacgccgccgccgccgcctgcaAGGACAAGGCCGACTTTGAGCCCAAGGTGGAGTGGGTGAACGGCGACTGCAACCACAAGCTAGCCGAGGCGGGCTACCCGCAGCGTGGCATGCTGGGCTTCCAGCTGAAGAGcgtgaaggaggagcaggaggagacggACCTCAGCCCGTACTACTGCTGCCCGCCCGAGGGCTCGGTGGAGTACTGCCACCGCCTGGCCTTCTTCCTGGGCCAGCAGGCCTACGGCGATCCGGAAGGCCAGCCGCGCAACCCCGCCCTGACCCCCGTGAAGCGGGAGTGCCTGGTGGGCTCGCCAACGCTCGCCCACGCCCACCCGGCGCTGACCCTCAGCCCCCACCCGTGCCTGTGCACGGCCGAGCACTGCTTCTCCAGCTACTACGTGCACATAGcgcaccccacacacactggaaccCCGTCGGCCGCACTGGCCGCCCGACCCCTGAACTTTGCCCCCTCGTCGCTGTGCCCGAACCGGGTAGGCCGGTCCAAGCTGCTGGGGCCGCGGGTGGGCCACGCGGCGGGGCTGGCCCACCCGGCCTGCTGCGGGCCGGTGGGGTCGCCCTGCTACAACGAGGCGTGCCGGATCAGCGGCTACGCCTATCGCGCAATGCCGCCCGtcgccagcagggggtgctCGTTCAGCACGGGGTGCACTGGGTGCCAGCACAGCATCaagacaggtgagagagagaggaaaacggAGATGAATGAAAATGTGTTGGACGTATTCAGATGTGCATTTACTGCAGCAATGGATTAGCCCTGGTTTATCCTCAGTAATATGGAATCGACTAGATTATCTTCGAGAAGGTTAATCTTGGATGCGTAAAACAAGTTGTCGCCTCGATGGTCAGTTTTATTTCTGTTAACCATCTGCCACAGCTGGTCTGACTGGATAAGGGGACGGCTGACGTCTAAGCATTAAATAAGAGCGCTTTCCTTGTGACCCCCTTACTCTCGGATTGAACCGAGACACTTTGAACTAAGGCTTTTAGCAGGATTTGTAATTTCCCTGTTTAAATTGcttttgtttgaaataaaataagacaCATAGAGGGACCACTTTAAGGGTGGTTTAGTGAGTTGCGGTCCGACTGTAACTAACGCCCTCTCAGGGCTCAAAGGTTGGCCCGCTCTGTTGTGTTTGGCAGCTCCTCTTCCAGGGCTGCGAGTATTAGCCCGAGGGCTAAGACTTAGATGTGTCTTGATGAGGTTCCTCCTCATAACCGTGGATTTATGCCTCCTAAGAGCCCGGGGTGAGACGCACTGTTATCCAAAGCCGTATTAAGGCGGATCCGCATGGGGAATGTGCGTGCGGGAATTCTAGGCGGATAGACGATAGAGAGCCATGGCTCTCACGCTGCATCGCTGTGAAGTCACCCTCCCCTtgtcgtctccctccctccctccctccccccccagagGGCTACTCCCCTTCTCAGGGCCTGGCCCCCAGCCTGCCCCTCTCCAGCCTCCCCCTGCCCAGCGCGCCACCCTCCACCCAGCCCAAGCCCCACCTGCCGACCCTCCTCCCGGGCCGGGACCAGCCCCCGGCCCGCCTGAAGCTGGCCAAGGAGTGCCCCCAGGCCACGGCCAagtcctcctccgccgccgcctcccccccgGTGTCCTCGGGACGCACCCGGCTGACCCAGAAACAGGCCCCGCTCCCCACCCCGGGCCTCGTCGGCGCCAGGCAGAAAGTCAGCCGGCGCCGCGCCACCAACGGCTGGAGGCCCGTGGGCGGGCCCGTGGAGAGGGAGGTCTTCATCGCGGTAAGAACGCCGTCGTTCATGGGTGCTTTTTGTTTCCCCCGAGGAAGGCGAGCgagttttgattttttttttttatcccgcGATCCGTTTGATGTTTGCACGCTTTGATTGTTCCCCCCCGCCCCagttgtgtgtttacatttacatttaggggcgtttagcagtcgcttttatccaaagcgacttacagtaagtacatttgtcggaagaaagagaaaacaatACATCTCTGTCGGTATAGTAAGGATGTGCAGagaacaaagatagctaggataagatgctagacAATGCTTCGTACTATTTTTAGGTGGAatgacgtacaacatacaataagtgcttataataagtgcaaggacgtacaacatacaataagtgcttataataagtgcaaggacgtacaacatacaataagtgcgtacattaagtgcaaggacgtacaacattcaATAAGTGCTTATATTAAGTGCAGGACGTAcacaacgtacaataagtgcgtacattaggTACCAGGACGTACGTATGGTGCGTCTGAACCGTGATCCCGGTCGGCCCGTCTGGGAGGTCTCCAACGCTTGCGTACGTGCTTCCTCCCCGCAGGGCGACGAGGAAACGGCCCTGCGGCAGTGCTATGACGGGGTGGAGCGGGACGGGGAGGTGGTCCGCGTCCGCGACACCGTGCTGCTGAGGTCGGGTCCCAGGAAGAAGTCCCTGCCCTACGTGGCCAAGATATCGTCCCTCTGGGAGGACCCCAAGACGGGTAGGAgggaggacagacggacggatgtTATGAGTGGAGATACAATAGAAGGAGgagtggacggacggacggatgttATAGGTGGAGATACAATAGAAGGAGAtgtggacggacggacagatgtTATAGGTGGAGATACAATAGAAGGAGATGTGGATAAATGATGGAGTGGTGGAcgtacagacagacggacggatgtTATGAGTTGAGATAAAATAGATGGAGGTGTGGATGGATTGACAGGTAGTGGGATCGAAGATGGAgaagcagacagacggacggatgtTATAGGAGTGGAGATATAATGGGTACAAATGGACGGATGAACGAGTTATTAGACGGATGACGGATGGATTGATGGACGGAAGGATTCACGGATGAGTGCATGACGGACAGCAGGAGGACAGGGAGATGGATGGATATTTTCGAAGAGAAATTAGTGGGCGGCTAGCCGGCTACTCGAGTTAATGGATGCTGGACGGACGGACGTATGGATGGATTCGacaagttgtgtgtgtatgtgtgtgtgcttgcttgcctgcgtacgtgtgtttgtgcgtgtgggtgtctgcgtgcgtgcgtgtgtgcgtacgtacttccatgcgtgtgtgcaaaCGTTTGTCTTTGCGCGCTTGTGTCGGGGCCCTATTTAACCACGTGTCCCTCCGCCTCCACAGGGGAGCTGATGATGAGCCTGTTCTGGTACTACCGCCCGGAGCACACGCAGGGAGGAAGAGACCCCAGCGCACACTGCGAGGTGGGGCCGCAGTCTGTCCCCGGCAGACGCCCCGTCTAATTAGCCCCTGTGGTTCGGTCCCAACTCCTCTGATTCCGCTAAACTCTCCCCCGTATCATTTCCCTTTATCATTCTCCGAGGGGGGAACGGCCGCAGGAAACATAATTGCGATGAAATCATGAGCAGGCTTGCTGGTTGGGAGATAGAATATAAATCGAGGGTTGAACTAGCGAGCTGGGAGTGGCCCTTCTCGCGTGGATATCGCGAATAAATGTCAGGATTTCACAACATATCCACAAACAGAGCGGACTAATCGCGGTCACAGCTGACATGGAACGCTCGTCTTCTCAGGGGTAGTTTCCACGACCACATGAGCAGCACGGAAACCCCATTTCTGCAGCTTTCTGTGTCGCACACGCAAAGCATGGCGTTCGCCGATTTTCTGATCGGATTACAGTTTGTTTGTGGATGCGTTAACAGCGTCAGGCCTCAGAGGCCGGCGTTTCTTCTGTGAGCGACATCCGGTTCCTAGgctagggggaggaggggaaggaaatGCCTCTCCACTATAATCCATAACGGCAGGAATTGAAAATGTATACGCATATTAAGGCAATGTGATAGCGCTGCCGGAAAGTCCATGCAAACAACATGGCTTATTTCCTATGATGTCTCCAGTTTGCGCATAGCAAAAGCACAATACATCTCCCTTTTGTTGTCAGAGGCAGACGGGGGTAATAAGGTTTCGCTGATGAATCACATTAGGTGGGATCAGGGCCTGCAGTTGTAGCTTCTTGGACTGCTGCGCTTGCACGGATGTGACTGCTGTGTTTGCCTTTTCAGAAGGAGATATTCGCCTCTCGCCATCAGGACGAGAACAGTGTGGCCTGCATCGAAGACCGGTGCTACGTTCTCCCTCTCGCCCAGTACTGTAGGTAAGGTACTGCACAcaccacacgcgcacgcaccgCACAGGTATGCAGGCACGCGTACAGGCATGAACACgtacaggcgcacacacactcacacgcaggcacagagatgcacacacacttaaacacgggcgcacacatatacacacacatacaagcacacacacacccacacacagaaagacacacacacacacacacatacaccgcacagagacacacacaaggacacacacaagcgcacagaaaaacacagacacacactcactcacacacacaaagacgcatacacacacccctttAAGGGAAGCatgccccttttttttttcacagactGCACACCGATACGCACAGACcccacacagagaaacatatGCAGTCGGTCCCCGCCCTCCTCTCAACTCCCCTCACCTCAGTGTTAGCGGGGATTTGTCTTAAAATTGATTCAGCGGCGACGCTGCAATTAACACTTCTCCGGGAGAGTATGTGTGTAGGGCTGAGGGCTGCTGAGTAGGAGAGAACATGCCGGTGGTTCTGCAACGGGAGATAAGTGGGAAGGAATGCCGGGGTCACGGAGGCTTGCTTACGGCAGGCTGCGTGGAAATCAATTCCTCCCACTTTTGTATTTATTCGAGGAGATTgggacgaaaaaaaaaaaacacggcaATTTCTTGTCATGCTTTGAATTTCCATCACATCGACAGACAGAAGGTGCAAAGTGTGTTGCCTTTGATCTTTATTGACaagctgctctgtgtgtgtgtgtgtgtgtgtgtgtgtgtgtctctgtttgtatgTCCTTGtgtttgttcctgtgtgtgtgtgtgtgtgtgtgtttgtatgtccttgtgtttgttcctgtgtgtgtgtgtctttctgtgtatgACTGTGTACATGTCCTTGTCTAcgcctgtttgtctgtgtatacctgtgtgtgtgtgtgtgtgtgtttgcctgcgtgtgtcttggtgactgtgtgtgtgtgtgtgtgtgtgtgtgtatccctgtgtgtatgcctgtttgtgtgtgtgtgtgtgtgtgtgtgtgtgtgtgtgtgtgtgtgtgtgtgtgtgtgtgtgtgtgtgtgtgtgtgtgtgtgtgtgtgtgtgtgtgtgtgtctgcctgtgtgtgtgcgtgtacgctgggtatgtgtgtgtgtttgtctgtgggtgtctggcgcccctctccccctccagattCTGTGCCTTGTTGAAGCGGCGGGCGGAGGGCGTGGCCCCCGGGGGCCTGGGCAGCGGCGTGGTGGTCCCGTGCTGCGCCGACTTCGCCCCCCCCTCGCACCGCTGCGTGCCCAGCGACGTGGACCCCCAGCTGGTCTATCTCTGCCGACACGTCTACGACTTCCGCTACGGACGCATCCTCAAGAACCTCCAGTAggggccaccccccccccccccccccctgtccagatcaggggggagggcagaggggagATGAAGGACTGGACTGAAGACCCTCATGTTTTTTGACACTGGGGGGATTTTTCATGAGGACTGGTGGACGAAGAGGACGGGCCAGAGATACTGGTTTTTGGTTTTTGACGAGGGAGAAATAAAAGAATAAAGATAGAAGAGCGTTTTGGGAAAAGGGGTTTGTTATCAACATCCGGTTGATAACGAACAACACCGGACCCCCTGCAgaccgggcggggggggggatcgaGGGAATCTCTGCTTAGGAACGACATCGCTTTTCTTCCCATTCGCAGGAACTAGGAAGAATCGTGGTCGGAatgtctttctttatttcccCCAGAAATTAGATCAGCTTTCAATGTCTTTGGGGGTCCCACTATTCATTTCTGTCCATTGGCCCGTCGGAACAACCAAGAAGCATTCACGGCTAACGCCTAGCTTAGCTTCGCTTCCCATGCCCCCCAGAGCACACCGACGGCTAGCTTAGCGTCAGTCGGCTGGCTTTGAGTGCTGAGGCGATACCAGAGCCCAGCTAGTATCCCAGTAGAAACAGAACCGGACAAGGAAGAATCCAACAAGGTCGTACTGTACAgtgtctttcctctctctcagtcactACTTCAGGATCACACTTGTAGCACTAACGCAGTCCACAGAGAGCAGGTCTGTAAACCAGAGCGGGAGCTTTGGCTTGgttttcgtgtgtgtatgtgcgtgtgtgtgactgaaagacattgtgtgtgtgtgagcttctCTATATACCAGCGAGTGGGAGCCGCAGACGATGGAACACTGTGGGAAGGAACCACAGGAGCATCGTGGGAGGAAGTGGAACTATGTGCTTCCTCTCTCCTATACACCCGCCTCCACACATATTAAAACCGGTATTTGTCATCTCAAACGTCGGTTGCTCTTTGTTAAACCGTCATGGCTAGTGAAAATACCGCCTTCTTATTGTCGTCTTACTACTCTGGTGGAGGGGGGATGTTTAAGATGTTTAAGAAGTCCCACAAACGTGggactctctctgcctcccgctTGCCTAGGGGAGAGAGTGACGTCTTTCCTCCGCCATCTTGTTTTAACACCGACGAGCAGCTCTCTAATCCAGCTCGGTATGTCCCTTGCGACTTGCCTTACGACTACCACGGTAGTCGTAGGTAGCGCTTCAAGACGGCTAGTCCCGCTAGGTAAAACCAGGAAGTGGTGGACTGGGAGGCCTGTCTGAGCCTGGGACGGATAGTATATTTTGCTCTAGGAAGGTTCATAACTGACTTGAGTTTACCCGAAAGTATCCCGAGTGGCAGGCATGATCAGAGCTGTTCCAATTCTCTTCATGAAAAGGTGCTTCAAAGCATCCTTTCTTGACTCATTTAGCCTAGGGTACACTGGAGTGTCCTTTACGAATGGAAAGGAGATAATACTGTCTCACAATACCTTGGGGCAGGAACATTTAAAGCGACACGCCAATCGGTCGCTcatggaaacaaacaatcaaCATGATCGCACAAAAATACTAATTGGGGTCTAAGTCCTTCTGAATTCTTCTTCCCATCTTTCCATGACCTCATTGCGTATTTGCATAAAGGTCAAGGAAAAGAGGTTAGAAAAGGACTATTCGACCACAGCCCGGATGGCCAATCCGTACAAAcgacaacaaacaaaaactgagaaagatagatctatagatataaataaatatcaacagACTTACTTGACATGGCTTCGAAGGCCGTCATGATGGCTGACGGATGTTAATGATGTGATCACTGGAGCTCACACGCCAGCAGGGGGAGAAAATCGTTGGTTTATACACGGCGACTTTGCCTCGACCATCTGAAGCCGGACTGACGAGGGCTAGCTAACAAAAGCTAAACCGGGCTAACATCCTAGCGTCTGTTATTTTCCGTGTGGGCAAAAAATCGAAGCTACCTTTTATATTATAATTACCACACACTTTGTCCTCGGTCTACAAAGCTAACCTAAAGCTAAGCTAATCTCCAACCCCAAGACAAACCAAAGGATGTCAGACAGAACAGAGCTTCTCCCCGCCCCCTTGTTCCTCCCGTCTCCCCGCACACTCTTCCCCTCTCTATATTGCACTAATCCATTCCTTCATTACGATGTTGGCGTGTGCGCTAcaacatatcccccccccccccccgcctttaaTCTGTCACTCGGAGACTAAACGGCTGCGGGGGTGGGGTTGAGGTGGGAGGGTGAGTAGGGGGGGCCGGCGGAGGTAATAAAGTGTGTTATTGATGTCTGTGAGTTGGTATTGATCGTTCGATTGCGAGGGTAACAGGATGGTCGGTCATGTGAGCGCTGACAGTGCTGCTCAGATAAAGGTTTAACAGAACAATTAGCGCGCGCTGTCTCCCACCTGTGTAATCACAATcactgagtgtgcgtgtgtgttggggggggggggtctggggcgcgtgtgtgtgtgtgtgtgtgtgtgtgtgtgtttaccagtgtttgtgtaggtgtatgCCTGCGGCTGCGTGTATacctgtatgtatgtgcgtgtgtgtgcgtttgtgcatctgtgtgcgtgggtgtgcgcgCTCGCGGTAGGTTCCGGACTGTTTTGGGACAAACATTGTCATGGGTGTTGGATTGAAGGAGAAAACTCACGTAGCACTGCGTTACTACGGCGACGAGGTTCAGACGGGTGGGGGTTGTGGTCCTGATTTCACCTGGTGGTAGGCCTATGCTGTTTCCGTAGTGATTTATCGTCACCAAGCACATAACtggtaaacaaactgaacaacaaaacgaaACAGTATATTTGAATAGAAAGCACATGAATCTCAAACAGTGGAACAGCGGAACAGCAGCTCGGTTAGCAGCACATtggcctttgtgtttgtgtgtgtgcgtgtgcgtgtgtgtgagaatgtgatggaaagagagagggtgaaagcGAGAGTGAGCAATCCTTAATGTAATTGAGATGTGGTGAGATATAACCGACATACTCGCATTGCctttttgtatgtgtttttattacATTATGACTGGAGTATGCGTAAATATTTAGCTGCTTAGTTGTGAAAATCTTAAAAAGCCATCTTCTGCTTCATTGGATCCCATTCGAACCTGACTTACGACCGTAGTGATAGGAAGGCTATATTTGAAAACGATGTGACTGCACTCCCACATTATTTAACGCCCTGATTCTTGAATATATAAGAATATATTCTCTTACTTTAAAAAACACTTCttgcaaatattttattatgtCGATTTACTAAGATGGCATTtgcgatatattttttaacgtTAGTATTTTTGAAAAATCTACCTATCTAATCCCGGGGGAaaaaaaggtttatttttattttttatt from Gadus macrocephalus chromosome 21, ASM3116895v1 carries:
- the LOC132449416 gene encoding bromo adjacent homology domain-containing 1 protein-like isoform X1, translated to MPIKRDRAIETHGTVGKHVMTHTRKKASTRPGPSSERRDNSSLGPNGDNMDVAWPQRLLRFGRTKKIGQVISHRKDEAKRVTATGKRRKKSGAVRKTRRKQREKKRDRKSYPLRGRTAGSDEEGLDCHVLLTRVDDGLAEQEGSDAEATAPNDGPQKQSHKSKSRKDKRGRRKETKVTPKTKSRSNTRREEDVVYLPEPRKRRLASLNAEAVNSLLLDRGSDQHPPAKQAKRQHEEPANERAPLDANPAWSSAAGGLNSPQISTTKATARLKREPGRGSKRSKKKAKANRGDPRGCVSQASLDAPAPRRLAGLTAAALLKLTSTSATSKQRVKAVPTATVTTDSKAPVPAATPKPQTRVKLKAKGRSQKTRGKKGAAPTDEDEDAAAAACKDKADFEPKVEWVNGDCNHKLAEAGYPQRGMLGFQLKSVKEEQEETDLSPYYCCPPEGSVEYCHRLAFFLGQQAYGDPEGQPRNPALTPVKRECLVGSPTLAHAHPALTLSPHPCLCTAEHCFSSYYVHIAHPTHTGTPSAALAARPLNFAPSSLCPNRVGRSKLLGPRVGHAAGLAHPACCGPVGSPCYNEACRISGYAYRAMPPVASRGCSFSTGCTGCQHSIKTEGYSPSQGLAPSLPLSSLPLPSAPPSTQPKPHLPTLLPGRDQPPARLKLAKECPQATAKSSSAAASPPVSSGRTRLTQKQAPLPTPGLVGARQKVSRRRATNGWRPVGGPVEREVFIAGDEETALRQCYDGVERDGEVVRVRDTVLLRSGPRKKSLPYVAKISSLWEDPKTGELMMSLFWYYRPEHTQGGRDPSAHCEKEIFASRHQDENSVACIEDRCYVLPLAQYCRFCALLKRRAEGVAPGGLGSGVVVPCCADFAPPSHRCVPSDVDPQLVYLCRHVYDFRYGRILKNLQ
- the LOC132449416 gene encoding bromo adjacent homology domain-containing 1 protein-like isoform X2; this encodes MTHTRKKASTRPGPSSERRDNSSLGPNGDNMDVAWPQRLLRFGRTKKIGQVISHRKDEAKRVTATGKRRKKSGAVRKTRRKQREKKRDRKSYPLRGRTAGSDEEGLDCHVLLTRVDDGLAEQEGSDAEATAPNDGPQKQSHKSKSRKDKRGRRKETKVTPKTKSRSNTRREEDVVYLPEPRKRRLASLNAEAVNSLLLDRGSDQHPPAKQAKRQHEEPANERAPLDANPAWSSAAGGLNSPQISTTKATARLKREPGRGSKRSKKKAKANRGDPRGCVSQASLDAPAPRRLAGLTAAALLKLTSTSATSKQRVKAVPTATVTTDSKAPVPAATPKPQTRVKLKAKGRSQKTRGKKGAAPTDEDEDAAAAACKDKADFEPKVEWVNGDCNHKLAEAGYPQRGMLGFQLKSVKEEQEETDLSPYYCCPPEGSVEYCHRLAFFLGQQAYGDPEGQPRNPALTPVKRECLVGSPTLAHAHPALTLSPHPCLCTAEHCFSSYYVHIAHPTHTGTPSAALAARPLNFAPSSLCPNRVGRSKLLGPRVGHAAGLAHPACCGPVGSPCYNEACRISGYAYRAMPPVASRGCSFSTGCTGCQHSIKTEGYSPSQGLAPSLPLSSLPLPSAPPSTQPKPHLPTLLPGRDQPPARLKLAKECPQATAKSSSAAASPPVSSGRTRLTQKQAPLPTPGLVGARQKVSRRRATNGWRPVGGPVEREVFIAGDEETALRQCYDGVERDGEVVRVRDTVLLRSGPRKKSLPYVAKISSLWEDPKTGELMMSLFWYYRPEHTQGGRDPSAHCEKEIFASRHQDENSVACIEDRCYVLPLAQYCRFCALLKRRAEGVAPGGLGSGVVVPCCADFAPPSHRCVPSDVDPQLVYLCRHVYDFRYGRILKNLQ